The Magnolia sinica isolate HGM2019 chromosome 9, MsV1, whole genome shotgun sequence sequence CCAATTTTCTAATGGAATAGGAAATGTGTCATTTATTTGATTGCTTCCAAGGTTTAACACCTCCAGTTTCTTGCAATTGGCCAAAGACCTTGGCACATGCCCTTCTAACTGATTTCGACTAAGATCAAGTGTCTCTAGAGTACATTGCTCTTTGAATGTTTTAGGCAAGATGCCTTGAAATGCATTTCCTCCAAGATTCAAAACAGTGAGGCCAATGTTGTTTTCGCCTAGACATGGTGGAATTGAACCATTGAAGCGGTTGTCAGACAGAATGAGGACTTCTATTCGAGCATTGCAAAATAGCAGCGGAACTTCTCCACTAAAATTATTGCTAGAAAGTGAATAGAATCTGATGGAAAGCGGAGGGATTGGGATTGAGCCCTCTAGCTTATTAAAGCTTAGGTCAAGGAATTGCAACTTGCTTATGGAAAGATTGTGAATTGGTGGCACTAATCCCTCCAAAGCATTATGAGAAAGATTCAAATAATTCAAATCCCCATTTCCAACCTTCCATATCCAATTGGgtatttcaccattgattttgtTATTGGAAAGGTCCAAATATTCCATCTCCTCTTGGCTTCTCAAGATATCTGGAAATTTGCTGATGTTGCAAGATCTTAATATCAATTGTCGAATTTTGGGGAAGGATCCGGAGGTTGCATTGCTTCTGCTATTGCCGACTGAGAGGAGGTGGTTATCTGAAAGATCAAGGTTCCAGACGTACTTACGGTTTTGGAATAAGCCAAGGTCCACATCACCgctgaaattgtttgatgaaagcgTGAGGTCAGAAAGCTCAATGAGTGCAAAGATGGATCTTGGAATAGGCCCTTGCAAGCTGTTGTTACTCAAGTAAATCGTCCCTAATTGTGAAGAGGATGTGTTCTGGAACTCGCCAAGCTGACCACTAAATTGGTTATCTTGGAGATACAGCATTTGTAATGATGGgagtgaaaacaatgatgatggaatggtccCACGGAGTGAATTGTTGGACAAATCAATGCTCTGTAGCACTGAAGAGGATGTGTATCGGAATTGTCCAAGACCACTAAATTGGTTATCTTGGAGATGCAGTGTTTGTAATGATGGgagtgaaaacaatgatgatggaatggtccCACTGAGTGAATTCTCGGACAAATCAATACTATGTAGCACTGAAGAGGATTTGTATTGGAACTGGTCAAGTTGACCACTAAATTGATTATATGAGAGATCCAACATTTGTAGTGATGGgagtgaaaacaatgatgatggaaTAGTCCCACTTAGTGAATTTTGGACAAGCATGAACgattgaagattttgaaactTGTTGCCATAGGAAGAAGGGATTGGACCGCTGAAATTATTGCATAAAAGATACAAAACCACGAGTTTGTCCAGCTTCACAAGCCATGATGGCAGTGGTCCGCTGAAACCATTGAATGAAAGATCCAAATGAGCGAGGTTGCTGAGGTTGGCAAGAGAGGATGGCAATGGTCCGCTGAAACTATTGTTTGAAAGATCCAAATGCATGAGTTTCTCGAGCTTCACAAGACATGATGGCAATGGTCCACTGAAACCATTGTTTGAAAGATCCAAATGCATGAGTTTCTCGAGCTTCACAAGCCATGATGGCAATGGTCCGCTGAAACCATTGTATGAAAGATCCAAATGCATGAGTTTCTCGAGCGTCACAAGCCATGATGGCAATGGTCCACTGAAGCCATTGTATGAAAGATCCAAATGCATGAGTTTCTCGAGCTTCATAAGCCATGATGGCAATGGTCCACTGAAGCCATTGTTTGAAAGATCCAAATGCATGAGTTTCTCGAGCTTCACAAGCCATGATGGAAATTGGCCCTTTAGATTGCAATCTCTAAGCTGGATCTTTGTCAGCAGTTTGGAATTACTGAATGAATCCCGTAGGTTGCTACAAAATCCAGTGTTGGATAGGAACAACTCCCGGAGAGTATTGTTTGGAGGGATTTCACCCGTCAGAAGTGGATTGTATCCTACATCCAGGGTTTGTAGGTTTGGCAGCCTGAAAATACTCTTGGGTATGGCTGAAGACAGATCGTTTCGactgaggtcgagttcagatagGAAACGGAGCTTGGAAAGGGAAGGATGGATGGGGCCTGAAAGACCACAGCCTCTCAAGCTCAACTTGTGGAGAAAAGGGAGTGTCGAGGATAAGGCCATGCCCCACTCGCTACCCTGCGCTGAGATGATTACCGAATCGAGATGGAGTTCTCTCAGACTCGATAGGTTTTGGACGAATGCTCCAATGTTCGGGTTTTCGAATTTAAGAGAGTACAAACCATCGTAACATTCATTGTAAGATAGATCGAGGGACACCAAAGTGGTCAAGCGGGAGATTTCCAGCGGGATTTGGCCATAAAATTGCAAAGaagagaggttgagatgggtcaaacTGGTGAGATGTTCAAACCCAGAAGGAAATTGAGAGGGATCAAAGTCATTGTAAGCGAGGTTGAGCCTCTGCAAGCTCTGAAGACGAAAGAGGCTTACAAAATCAATCCGACCAAAGATACAGAGATCGCTGAGGTCGAGACTGGTCACGTGACCAGTGGCACCATCGCACGTGATGCCTTCCCAGGAGCAGCAATCCCTGTTACCAGGATTCCAAGAGGACAGTGTAGTCATGGTGTACACAGCAGAGAAAGTAAAGCTCTGTTTCAAGTGGAGCAAAGCAGAGAAGTGGTCTTCAATGCATTGCTCTTTGGTTGAAAAGGCATTACTGTTGTCTTCAGTGGCAAAGACaggagaagagaggaaaaggAGGGAAGAGAATAAGAGAAATGAAAAGGCTTTATTAGTAAGAGAGTGGAGGAGATCCATTTCTTTTACTCGGGGGGATTTGGAATGTGTAGGAAGAGAGAAGGTTAGGAGGCATTATATAGGGAAGGGAGGAGTGTTTAAATCAATCCCAACAACTCACATGCAATCACTGCAGCAGAGATTCGTTTAAGAAGCACGGCCCACTTAGAGAGCCCCGCCTTTCACAGTCATGTGCGCCACGGTTCATCtctttagtctctctctctctctcggcctaAAGACAAATTCCATGGAGAGAGCGCGTGACAACGTGTCACACGTTCTAGAGGTCCTGGCGTGATCCATGTTCGGCATTGTTCGGCATAAAGACAAATTCCATGGAGAGAGATGTGACAACGTGTCACACGTTCTAGGAGTGCGGATCATCTGTTTCCAAGCGCACAGGGTATCCAGTGTCCTTGAATttaattggtccacatcatctgTGCTGACATCAGCATAACAATctaatgaaagaaaaaattatttACAAAATACTGCCTTATTTACCTATAATGTAACGGTCGAGCACGCTATCCTAAGGACGCGTTTTTGGACCTGGGCTGATGTCGGTGGGACCTTGGCCAAGTGaggtcactaagttttgtgggcccaccataatgtagttgttgtatccataccgttcatccatttggaaagatcattttaaaaataagtcagataagctcgagtggacccaatcagagaaaacagtggagactgaacacctaccattaaaaactttcagggCTACAGATGTTttcaatcaggctgatatttgtgtcttgccttctttcatgtctgtgttagcttatgaataggttggatctcaaataaatatcagggtggacctagtaaggtttcaacggtgggcatcactctccagCTGTTTTCTATGGCGGGTCTTCcggaagctttggatctacctcattctttgcttatgtcctaaaatgatatctccaattGGATAGATAATGTGATACAACACAcagatcattgtggggcccacagaatatgGTGACGCCACTTCATTAGCCAGTCTTGCTAGTCTCATTGCTCAACTTCTTAGTAGATAATCCGGATCCATCCTCCCTGTCTATCCTTTTTCCGGAATGATTTTAAcacattatctaaaaaagttATACAATTCTCAGGTAGATCACACCATTGgaaagtggtcattgaatggccaccattggaAGCCTCTAGTGttaattaatgtttatttgccacccaacctattGTTGATAAAGTGTTGAGCGTCAAGTATTGCTTGTTTTCCCTCgtctatatcttggttttatgaatattatACTGCTTACTATTgtgttttactcatgtttgtgttgtaagatgagtttaagagcttagattgaaaagaatgttaaaaacatggatttgatgctcaagaatcaccaagtaaaaaaatggacaatttggagatcaagattgaagattttaagaccccaggagtcaagaaaaccaaataaaaaaagaaggaagtaCAGGAATTCGTAGGATCTAAGCttaaatgacatcgaagatgtcatcgaagccactcttcgatgacatcgaaggaatttagatgacatcgaagaataataggaaaatcaagtttggttgctgaaCAAATTAGATGcaatcttcgataacatcgaaaccagttcaatgacatcgaagccagtcttagatgacatcgaaggttactCGACGTCATCGAAGGGTTTACGCAGAGCTTACGCAGAGTGAGAAAATTTGACACGGTTTTCAGATTTTTTAAACCAGTTTGAAGGAGGGAGTtttccacttataaatagggctttccAAGGTATTCTTAAGCATCTTTTAAAACATTCAAGGGCAAGATCTTTTAGAACATTCAAGGTCGGAAATCTTTCTTTGCACAGAtgaaccattacttggtcgcctaCCTCAAATactttttgtcgtcgatgcttgtccACTTGCGCCTTGTACTTtccgttcgaggcatgtaacttggtctaTACCCCCGCATGAATGctcatgatcttgtctgtcatatgttctgctgcgaTGCTCATGCCtgagagcttgggcagagggaacaagtctagtgtgtggcgatgTACTTGTCCGTAAATAACCTGGAATGAGAATTTTCTTgtcaagcggttcaccatgttgttaaatgcaaatttcgcttgagacaaggccaaatccaactgcttcggtttttctcctgaaatacatagAAGGAGGTTTCCTAACGTACGATTCACAACCTTAGTTTGCccgtcagtttgtgggtggtaggcgctgctgaactgaagttgtATATCAAATCGAGTTCACGAAGTCTgtcaaaagtggcttatgaacttcatgtcatggttagaagtaatagtcttgggaaccccatgtagccggacaatttctctgaagaatagattcgctacGTGTGttacatcgagagtcttctttcATGGAATAAAGTGCaacatcttggagaaacgatctactaccacgaacaccaaatccatgccgcgttgtgttcgtgggagaccaagcacgaagtccatagataaatcctcacAAGGGCCGTCGGGCACGGGTAACGGGgtatagaggcccgtattatgagattgcctcTTAgagtctgacaaatataacaacgtttgattgcctttcccacatcacgtaccaattgcgaccagtaataccgttcttccacaagagctcgcatcttgtTTCGCCCAAGATGTCCACTAAAGTGACCtctatgtagctcttggattatctattCCCTTAACGAACTGTTAGGGATGCACAGTTGATTTCCTTTGAAAAGGAACTCATCTTGCATATATAAGTCGCTGGGGTGGCTTTcctggcatctaacccatgcatcATTGAAGTCGTCAtcgtcggcatatatgtctttgagatGCTCGAACccaacaacctcattgctcatagtgattaacaaagttgcacggcgactcagtgcatcgattactttgttctgttgccctgacttatgttttagcacaAACGTGAATTCCTTAAAAAATGAGATCCatttagcatgcacacggttaatgttagcttgactattaatgaatttaagagcttgatggttcgtgtaaagtatgaattccctttgaatcaaataatgtctcCAATGTCATAGTGTCTGGATCACCTCGTACAACTCGATCttatatgtagaccacttcttgcgtgcatcgctaagtttctcactgtagaaggctaccagtctgccttcttgagacaaaactctcccaaccctgacatatgaggcatcacattcgacttcaaacagtttgtcgaagttgggaagtacaagaaccgggttCGTGGATAATCtacgcttgatttcggcaaaacgcttgatttcggcaaagctcctgtctgCTTTATCAGTCCACTGAAATTgcctttttttcatgcaatctgtgattggtgacacaatggtactaaaaattttcatgaaccgacgatagaatgtcgtcagtttctaaaaacttcgcacttcatgaatatttgtgggaactggccattctctgattgccttcaccttttcctcatccacctaAATGCCCGTAGATGTTATGATAAAAtccagaaacaataggctatcagtaaTGAAGCTGcgctttttaaaattgagatataatttattttcagtgagcatctgaaggaccttcttgaggggTTCTATAtaggtggtttcgtcttgactatatattaaaatatcatcgaaataaaccacaacaaaccgcccaatgaaaggtttcagaacttggttaaTCAATCTCATGAATGacctaggcgcattcgaaagaccgaagggtataaccatccattcgtacaatccttccttggtcttaaaggtcgttttccactcatcacctggtTGTATTTGAATCTGATGGTAGTCgttccttaggtccaatttagagaatatttttgcaccctctaacaTGTCCAGTATATCATTCAACCGAGGTATAGAAAACTTGTATTTTATactgattttgttgatggcccggcTATCGATACACATGTGCTAACTCTCATATTTCTTttgagttaatagagctggtacggcacatgggctcatgctttctcgaataagacccttacggatcattTCCTCCTCTTACCCTTGTAAAATCTCGTACTAattcgataatgaggacgatTGGATAAACTGGACCccgggacaaagtcgatatggtgttggatatcccgcatggggggtaacctaTTAGGAatgtcatcgggccagatttctttgaattcatgtaacaaGGGCCTCAGTCTTTTAAGGATGATGGTAGGCTGgagttcttctccttttataattaatgcataagcCTGTCCTGTTTCTTTAGATTCTTCTATAAAGTTccatatggttaagagaaaatggccctccactttagaagtttcaagtgGTCCCTTTGGATCCATAGGGGCTAATATGGTCTTCCAACCATCCTTGATGAAGATAaatatgttatctcgccctttatgagtgacgTCACGGTCAAATTGCCAGGtttgaccgagtagtatgtgatatactttcatgtcaaccacatcgtatactacttcatccttataatgttcgtcatttgaaaaggatatggtgcaccgttcagttacctttgtttcgctgaccttcttggtccaaccgattgtatatagggagggatgacgctccattttcaattgtaattttttcaccatgaccttgaagatgatgttctcgctgcttCCACTaacaatgatcacgtcacaaactcttcgattcaccatacacctagtgcggaagatgttatgacGTTGTGGATGTAGTTCTTTTTTTGGTGGATATAATAGCCGCCTCATGACGAGCGACTCGCCGCGATCTTGCTa is a genomic window containing:
- the LOC131255236 gene encoding receptor-like protein 19, which encodes MDLLHSLTNKAFSFLLFSSLLFLSSPVFATEDNSNAFSTKEQCIEDHFSALLHLKQSFTFSAVYTMTTLSSWNPGNRDCCSWEGITCDGATGHVTSLDLSDLCIFGRIDFVSLFRLQSLQRLNLAYNDFDPSQFPSGFEHLTSLTHLNLSSLQFYGQIPLEISRLTTLVSLDLSYNECYDGLYSLKFENPNIGAFVQNLSSLRELHLDSVIISAQGSEWGMALSSTLPFLHKLSLRGCGLSGPIHPSLSKLRFLSELDLSRNDLSSAIPKSIFRLPNLQTLDVGYNPLLTGEIPPNNTLRELFLSNTGFCSNLRDSFSNSKLLTKIQLRDCNLKGQFPSWLVKLEKLMHLDLSNNGFSGPLPSWLMKLEKLMHLDLSYNGFSGPLPSWLVTLEKLMHLDLSYNGFSGPLPSWLVKLEKLMHLDLSNNGFSGPLPSCLVKLEKLMHLDLSNNSFSGPLPSSLANLSNLAHLDLSFNGFSGPLPSWLVKLDKLVVLYLLCNNFSGPIPSSYGNKFQNLQSFMLVQNSLSGTIPSSLFSLPSLQMLDLSYNQFSGQLDQFQYKSSSVLHSIDLSENSLSGTIPSSLFSLPSLQTLHLQDNQFSGLGQFRYTSSSVLQSIDLSNNSLRGTIPSSLFSLPSLQMLYLQDNQFSGQLGEFQNTSSSQLGTIYLSNNSLQGPIPRSIFALIELSDLTLSSNNFSGDVDLGLFQNRKYVWNLDLSDNHLLSVGNSRSNATSGSFPKIRQLILRSCNISKFPDILRSQEEMEYLDLSNNKINGEIPNWIWKVGNGDLNYLNLSHNALEGLVPPIHNLSISKLQFLDLSFNKLEGSIPIPPLSIRFYSLSSNNFSGEVPLLFCNARIEVLILSDNRFNGSIPPCLGENNIGLTVLNLGGNAFQGILPKTFKEQCTLETLDLSRNQLEGHVPRSLANCKKLEVLNLGSNQINDTFPIPLENWSQLRVLILRSNKLDGTVGQFLTTRNSPLLQIIDLSSNSFTGSLPSNMFKSWKAMMEEGKSQSRFLSKGFGDGYYQDKVTVVSKGQEMELVKILTAFTIVDFSNNQFYGDIPKSIGDLKSLHGLNMSFNHLTGRIPASIGNIKDLESLDLSRNKLSGEIPPELTKLTFLEVLNLSQNHLVGSIPQSNQFFSFTNESFQGNLGLCGPPISKKCGNTKVTLPSTQSKSKYDWKSMCIGFGVGYGVGMGILFWTLALWTKGKREYIMFIDKMLLLIFPCKAFSLMHRY